In Natator depressus isolate rNatDep1 chromosome 22, rNatDep2.hap1, whole genome shotgun sequence, the following proteins share a genomic window:
- the OAF gene encoding out at first protein homolog codes for MRSQGCGLPALLLLLRLLPLAPGPLPGRAGPGALSELRVRVRLPDGQVTEESLQADSGADCISLELRKGDGTLITLTADFRQEVKIFRALILGELERGQSQFQALCFVTRLHRNEIIPSESMAKLRQKNPKTVRQAEEVRGLEHLNMDVAVNFSKGAQLSPHIHNVCTEAKEAIYTREEDVKFWLEKGVDGSMFEVLPQSADLPDLQRCKLCLDRWKPCICSYSLSIEWYPCMLKYCKSRDASGKVSSYKCGIRSCQKGYSFDYYVPQKQLCLWDEET; via the exons ATGCGCTCTCAGGGCTGCGGGCTCCCTgcgctcctgctgctgctgcggctgctcCCGCTGGCGCCGGGGCCGCTGCCCGGCCGGGCTGGCCCCGGGGCGCTGTCCGAGCTGCGGGTCCGGGTGCGGCTGCCCGATGGGCAGGTGACGGAGGAGAGCCTGCAGGCGGACAGCGGCGCCGACTGCATCAGCCTGGAGCTGCGCAAAGGGGACGGGACCCTCATCACCCTCACCGCCGACTTCCGACAG gAGGTGAAGATTTTCCGTGCTCTGATCCtgggggagctggagaggggccaAAGCCAGTTCCAGGCACTCTGCTTTGTCACGCGGCTTCACCGCAACGAGATCATCCCCAGCGAGTCCATGGCAAAGCTGCGGCAG AAAAACCCCAAGACGGTGCGGCAGGCGGAGGAGGTGCGTGGGCTGGAACATCTCAACATGGACGTAGCAGTCAACTTCAGCAAAGGGGCCCAGCTGAGCCCCCACATTCACAATGTCTGCACAGAGGCCAAAGAGGCTATTTACACCCGAGAAGAAGACGTTAAATTCTGGCTGGAGAAAG GGGTGGATGGCTCCATGTTCGAGGTCTTGCCCCAGTCGGCCGACCTGCCCGACCTGCAGCGCTGCAAGCTGTGCTTGGACCGCTGGAAGCCCTGCATCTGCAGCTACTCGCTGAGCATCGAGTGGTACCCGTGCATGCTCAAATACTGCAAGAGCCGCGATGCCAGTGGCAAGGTCTCCTCCTACAAGTGCGGCATCCGCAGCTGCCAGAAGGGCTACAGCTTTGACTATTACGTGCCGCAGAAGCAGCTGTGCCTATGGGACGAGGAGACCTAG